The proteins below are encoded in one region of Archocentrus centrarchus isolate MPI-CPG fArcCen1 chromosome 13, fArcCen1, whole genome shotgun sequence:
- the LOC115790698 gene encoding arfaptin-2-like isoform X1, with protein sequence MADSIMSKAATMEIPINSNGDTGTLPEDDSLEQDLQQVMVSGPNLNETSIVSGGYGGPAGGIIPTSTIKGPAVRFNPEYLDRRRAPAPGPDIRMKSRGVNMPNSQSAASRLAHHTEQHPGSSNHNTNSTEEVSRGVAVEKLDSVKKWGINTYKCTKQMFSEKFGRGSRTVDLELEAQIDVLRDTKSKYENILRLATALTDHFQRIVQTQQALGDAFTDLSQKSPELQDEFGYNAETQKLLCKNGEALLGAINFFVSSVNTLVNKTMEDTLMTIKLYENARLEFDAYRSDLEELSLGPRDAAGIVRIEMAQAEYQVHRDKYERLRSDVTIKLKFLEENKVKVMHKQLLLFHNAISAYFAGNQQQLEQTLIQFNVKLKPPGSDKPSWLEEQ encoded by the exons ATGGCAGACAGTATCATGAGCAAGGCTGCAACCATGGAGATCCCCATTAATAGCAATGGAGACACAGGAACCCTCCCAGAGGATGACAGCCTGGAGCAG GATCTGCAGCAGGTGATGGTGTCCGGACCCAACCTGAATGAAACCAGTATTGTCTCAGGAGGTTATGGAGGACCTGCAGGGGGCATCATCCCAACCAGCACTATCAAAG GACCTGCAGTTCGCTTCAACCCTGAGTATCTGGACAGAAGACGAGCCCCTGCACCAGGACCAG ACATTCGCATGAAATCCAGGGGTGTTAACATGCCTAACAGTCAATCTGCAGCAAGTCGACTTGCCCACCACACAGAGCAGCATCCAG GGTCGTCGAACCATAACACGAATTCAACTGAAGAAGTTTCTCGTGGTGTCGCAGTGGAGAAGCTGGACAGCGTAAAGAAATGGGGCATAAACACATACAAG TGTACAAAGCAGATGTTCTCAGAGAAGTTCGGCCGAGGCTCACGGACAGTAGACCTGGAACTTGAGGCTCAGATTGACGTGTTAAGAGACACGAAGAGCAAGTACGAAAACATCCTAAGACTGGCCACCGCACTCACTGACCACTTCCAAAGAATCGTGCAGACACAGCAGGCTCTAGGAGATGCCTTCACCGACCTCAGCCAGAAGTCCCCGGAGTTGCAg GATGAGTTTGGGTATaatgcagaaacacaaaagCTGTTGTGTAAGAATGGCGAGGCTCTTCTCGGTGCCATCAACTTCTTTGTATCTAGTGTCAACACGCTGGTCAACAAAACAATGGAAGATACTCTGATGACGATTAAGCTGTATGAAAATGCAAG ACTTGAGTTTGATGCCTATCGCTCTGATCTGGAGGAACTGAGTTTGGGTCCAAGGGATGCAGCTGGCATTGTTCGCATTGAGATGGCTCAGGCTGAGTACCAGGTCCACAGAGACAAATATGAAAGGCTGCGCAGTGATGTCACCATCAAGCTTAAATTCCTGGAGGAAAACAag GTGAAGGTGATGCACAAGCAGCTGCTTCTCTTCCATAACGCCATCTCCGCTTACTTTGCTGGCAACCAGCAGCAGTTAGAACAAACTCTTATACAGTTCAATGTAAAGTTAAAGCCCCCAGGATCAGATAAGCCGTCCTGGCTGGAGGAGCAGTAA
- the LOC115790698 gene encoding arfaptin-2-like isoform X3: MADSIMSKAATMEIPINSNGDTGTLPEDDSLEQDLQQVMVSGPNLNETSIVSGGYGGPAGGIIPTSTIKGPAVRFNPEYLDRRRAPAPGPGSSNHNTNSTEEVSRGVAVEKLDSVKKWGINTYKCTKQMFSEKFGRGSRTVDLELEAQIDVLRDTKSKYENILRLATALTDHFQRIVQTQQALGDAFTDLSQKSPELQDEFGYNAETQKLLCKNGEALLGAINFFVSSVNTLVNKTMEDTLMTIKLYENARLEFDAYRSDLEELSLGPRDAAGIVRIEMAQAEYQVHRDKYERLRSDVTIKLKFLEENKVKVMHKQLLLFHNAISAYFAGNQQQLEQTLIQFNVKLKPPGSDKPSWLEEQ; this comes from the exons ATGGCAGACAGTATCATGAGCAAGGCTGCAACCATGGAGATCCCCATTAATAGCAATGGAGACACAGGAACCCTCCCAGAGGATGACAGCCTGGAGCAG GATCTGCAGCAGGTGATGGTGTCCGGACCCAACCTGAATGAAACCAGTATTGTCTCAGGAGGTTATGGAGGACCTGCAGGGGGCATCATCCCAACCAGCACTATCAAAG GACCTGCAGTTCGCTTCAACCCTGAGTATCTGGACAGAAGACGAGCCCCTGCACCAGGACCAG GGTCGTCGAACCATAACACGAATTCAACTGAAGAAGTTTCTCGTGGTGTCGCAGTGGAGAAGCTGGACAGCGTAAAGAAATGGGGCATAAACACATACAAG TGTACAAAGCAGATGTTCTCAGAGAAGTTCGGCCGAGGCTCACGGACAGTAGACCTGGAACTTGAGGCTCAGATTGACGTGTTAAGAGACACGAAGAGCAAGTACGAAAACATCCTAAGACTGGCCACCGCACTCACTGACCACTTCCAAAGAATCGTGCAGACACAGCAGGCTCTAGGAGATGCCTTCACCGACCTCAGCCAGAAGTCCCCGGAGTTGCAg GATGAGTTTGGGTATaatgcagaaacacaaaagCTGTTGTGTAAGAATGGCGAGGCTCTTCTCGGTGCCATCAACTTCTTTGTATCTAGTGTCAACACGCTGGTCAACAAAACAATGGAAGATACTCTGATGACGATTAAGCTGTATGAAAATGCAAG ACTTGAGTTTGATGCCTATCGCTCTGATCTGGAGGAACTGAGTTTGGGTCCAAGGGATGCAGCTGGCATTGTTCGCATTGAGATGGCTCAGGCTGAGTACCAGGTCCACAGAGACAAATATGAAAGGCTGCGCAGTGATGTCACCATCAAGCTTAAATTCCTGGAGGAAAACAag GTGAAGGTGATGCACAAGCAGCTGCTTCTCTTCCATAACGCCATCTCCGCTTACTTTGCTGGCAACCAGCAGCAGTTAGAACAAACTCTTATACAGTTCAATGTAAAGTTAAAGCCCCCAGGATCAGATAAGCCGTCCTGGCTGGAGGAGCAGTAA
- the LOC115790698 gene encoding arfaptin-2-like isoform X2 — MADSIMSKAATMEIPINSNGDTGTLPEDDSLEQDLQQVMVSGPNLNETSIVSGGYGGPAGGIIPTSTIKDIRMKSRGVNMPNSQSAASRLAHHTEQHPGSSNHNTNSTEEVSRGVAVEKLDSVKKWGINTYKCTKQMFSEKFGRGSRTVDLELEAQIDVLRDTKSKYENILRLATALTDHFQRIVQTQQALGDAFTDLSQKSPELQDEFGYNAETQKLLCKNGEALLGAINFFVSSVNTLVNKTMEDTLMTIKLYENARLEFDAYRSDLEELSLGPRDAAGIVRIEMAQAEYQVHRDKYERLRSDVTIKLKFLEENKVKVMHKQLLLFHNAISAYFAGNQQQLEQTLIQFNVKLKPPGSDKPSWLEEQ, encoded by the exons ATGGCAGACAGTATCATGAGCAAGGCTGCAACCATGGAGATCCCCATTAATAGCAATGGAGACACAGGAACCCTCCCAGAGGATGACAGCCTGGAGCAG GATCTGCAGCAGGTGATGGTGTCCGGACCCAACCTGAATGAAACCAGTATTGTCTCAGGAGGTTATGGAGGACCTGCAGGGGGCATCATCCCAACCAGCACTATCAAAG ACATTCGCATGAAATCCAGGGGTGTTAACATGCCTAACAGTCAATCTGCAGCAAGTCGACTTGCCCACCACACAGAGCAGCATCCAG GGTCGTCGAACCATAACACGAATTCAACTGAAGAAGTTTCTCGTGGTGTCGCAGTGGAGAAGCTGGACAGCGTAAAGAAATGGGGCATAAACACATACAAG TGTACAAAGCAGATGTTCTCAGAGAAGTTCGGCCGAGGCTCACGGACAGTAGACCTGGAACTTGAGGCTCAGATTGACGTGTTAAGAGACACGAAGAGCAAGTACGAAAACATCCTAAGACTGGCCACCGCACTCACTGACCACTTCCAAAGAATCGTGCAGACACAGCAGGCTCTAGGAGATGCCTTCACCGACCTCAGCCAGAAGTCCCCGGAGTTGCAg GATGAGTTTGGGTATaatgcagaaacacaaaagCTGTTGTGTAAGAATGGCGAGGCTCTTCTCGGTGCCATCAACTTCTTTGTATCTAGTGTCAACACGCTGGTCAACAAAACAATGGAAGATACTCTGATGACGATTAAGCTGTATGAAAATGCAAG ACTTGAGTTTGATGCCTATCGCTCTGATCTGGAGGAACTGAGTTTGGGTCCAAGGGATGCAGCTGGCATTGTTCGCATTGAGATGGCTCAGGCTGAGTACCAGGTCCACAGAGACAAATATGAAAGGCTGCGCAGTGATGTCACCATCAAGCTTAAATTCCTGGAGGAAAACAag GTGAAGGTGATGCACAAGCAGCTGCTTCTCTTCCATAACGCCATCTCCGCTTACTTTGCTGGCAACCAGCAGCAGTTAGAACAAACTCTTATACAGTTCAATGTAAAGTTAAAGCCCCCAGGATCAGATAAGCCGTCCTGGCTGGAGGAGCAGTAA
- the LOC115790698 gene encoding arfaptin-2-like isoform X4, with translation MADSIMSKAATMEIPINSNGDTGTLPEDDSLEQDLQQVMVSGPNLNETSIVSGGYGGPAGGIIPTSTIKGSSNHNTNSTEEVSRGVAVEKLDSVKKWGINTYKCTKQMFSEKFGRGSRTVDLELEAQIDVLRDTKSKYENILRLATALTDHFQRIVQTQQALGDAFTDLSQKSPELQDEFGYNAETQKLLCKNGEALLGAINFFVSSVNTLVNKTMEDTLMTIKLYENARLEFDAYRSDLEELSLGPRDAAGIVRIEMAQAEYQVHRDKYERLRSDVTIKLKFLEENKVKVMHKQLLLFHNAISAYFAGNQQQLEQTLIQFNVKLKPPGSDKPSWLEEQ, from the exons ATGGCAGACAGTATCATGAGCAAGGCTGCAACCATGGAGATCCCCATTAATAGCAATGGAGACACAGGAACCCTCCCAGAGGATGACAGCCTGGAGCAG GATCTGCAGCAGGTGATGGTGTCCGGACCCAACCTGAATGAAACCAGTATTGTCTCAGGAGGTTATGGAGGACCTGCAGGGGGCATCATCCCAACCAGCACTATCAAAG GGTCGTCGAACCATAACACGAATTCAACTGAAGAAGTTTCTCGTGGTGTCGCAGTGGAGAAGCTGGACAGCGTAAAGAAATGGGGCATAAACACATACAAG TGTACAAAGCAGATGTTCTCAGAGAAGTTCGGCCGAGGCTCACGGACAGTAGACCTGGAACTTGAGGCTCAGATTGACGTGTTAAGAGACACGAAGAGCAAGTACGAAAACATCCTAAGACTGGCCACCGCACTCACTGACCACTTCCAAAGAATCGTGCAGACACAGCAGGCTCTAGGAGATGCCTTCACCGACCTCAGCCAGAAGTCCCCGGAGTTGCAg GATGAGTTTGGGTATaatgcagaaacacaaaagCTGTTGTGTAAGAATGGCGAGGCTCTTCTCGGTGCCATCAACTTCTTTGTATCTAGTGTCAACACGCTGGTCAACAAAACAATGGAAGATACTCTGATGACGATTAAGCTGTATGAAAATGCAAG ACTTGAGTTTGATGCCTATCGCTCTGATCTGGAGGAACTGAGTTTGGGTCCAAGGGATGCAGCTGGCATTGTTCGCATTGAGATGGCTCAGGCTGAGTACCAGGTCCACAGAGACAAATATGAAAGGCTGCGCAGTGATGTCACCATCAAGCTTAAATTCCTGGAGGAAAACAag GTGAAGGTGATGCACAAGCAGCTGCTTCTCTTCCATAACGCCATCTCCGCTTACTTTGCTGGCAACCAGCAGCAGTTAGAACAAACTCTTATACAGTTCAATGTAAAGTTAAAGCCCCCAGGATCAGATAAGCCGTCCTGGCTGGAGGAGCAGTAA